A genomic region of Geitlerinema sp. PCC 9228 contains the following coding sequences:
- a CDS encoding GNAT family N-acetyltransferase, whose translation MHLTLRPATSSDLPLLVDLYADMDGDSPLPVSVATEIFQQIDSLPEYTIYLVFQQQEPVATFSLLFVPTMMHRGFHKYAILDAFTVRSSHRRQGIGSEIMRRALQMSAQAGCYKLELSSNIKRDRAHEFYQSLGFKQHGWSFHLQLA comes from the coding sequence ATGCACCTAACTTTGCGGCCGGCAACCAGCAGCGACCTGCCCCTGTTGGTGGATCTGTACGCAGATATGGATGGCGACTCTCCTCTCCCGGTGTCTGTAGCTACAGAAATCTTCCAGCAAATTGACAGCCTGCCAGAGTACACCATTTATCTGGTTTTCCAACAGCAAGAACCAGTAGCCACTTTTAGCCTTCTATTCGTTCCCACCATGATGCACCGGGGATTTCATAAATACGCCATTCTCGATGCCTTTACCGTTCGCAGCAGCCACCGCCGGCAAGGCATTGGTTCGGAAATTATGCGCCGTGCCTTGCAAATGAGCGCACAGGCCGGTTGCTACAAACTGGAACTCTCTTCCAATATAAAACGCGATCGCGCCCACGAATTTTACCAATCCCTAGGATTCAAACAGCACGGATGGAGCTTTCACCTGCAACTAGCCTGA